In Juglans regia cultivar Chandler chromosome 13, Walnut 2.0, whole genome shotgun sequence, the following proteins share a genomic window:
- the LOC109014395 gene encoding agamous-like MADS-box protein MADS2, with the protein MGRGRVELKRIENKINRQVTFAKRRNGLLKKAYELSVLCDAEVALIIFSSGAKLYEFCSSSSMTKTLDRYRSCSYETRQASQPAAHQRSYQEYIMLKAKVEVLQRSQRNLLGEDLENLGVKELDQHEHQLDASLKQIRSRKLQFMLDQVFDLQKKETMLLETNKALRRKLEESDAALQSSWEAGEQITMQYISGHPRQAQEVFQPALQCCTLQMCYNVDPLVTNQENAATHDYQITRFMHASNHP; encoded by the exons ATGGGGAGGGGGAGAGTGGAGCTTAAGAGGATTGAGAACAAGATAAATCGGCAAGTGACATTCGCCAAGAGAAGGAATGGGCTGCTAAAGAAGGCGTATGAGCTCTCAGTTCTCTGTGACGCTGAGGTTGCCCTCATCATCTTCTCCAGCGGTGCGAAGCTCTATGAGTTTTGCAGCAGCTCTAG CATGACTAAGACGCTTGATAGGTATCGAAGTTGCAGTTACGAGACACGACAGGCAAGCCAACCTGCAGCGCATCAG AGGAGCTACCAAGAATATATTATGCTAAAGGCTAAAGTTGAGGTCCTACAACGCTCACAGAG AAATCTTCTTGGGGAAGATTTAGAGAATTTGGGTGTAAAAGAGCTCGATCAGCATGAACATCAGCTGGACGCATCATTGAAGCAAATAAGATCAAGAaag TTGCAGTTCATGCTCGATCAGGTTTTTGACCTTCAAAAGAAG GAAACCATGCTGCTGGAAACCAACAAAGCCTTGAGGAGGAAG ttggaggAAAGTGATGCAGCCCTTCAATCATCATGGGAAGCTGGGGAACAAATAACTATGCAATATATAAGTGGCCATCCAAGACAAGCTCAGGAAGTTTTCCAGCCTGCTTTACAATGTTGTACATTGCAGATGtg tTACAATGTCGATCCTTTGGTGACAAATCAGGAAAATGCTGCAACTCATGATTATCAAATAACCAGGTTCATGCACGCAAGTAATCATCCCTAG